In the genome of Plasmodium yoelii strain 17X genome assembly, chromosome: 14, one region contains:
- a CDS encoding cytochrome c heme lyase, putative — MKIIQNMEERNEASLDKNKSCPLTSQNSEFFLIKENEINERNMMPNIPNAPIETEKNDNIQLNKKREISSIPKNNNEYWLYPSPQQFYNSLIRKNKDIDKVDVDSVVNIHNDVNEESWKSILKYEHMHKKKCEKVTLQRFCGKFDDLSIKAKFRSVFSRLGKPFDRHDWYIDRCGQEVKYILDYYNDESINDDKNIYIDVRPAMRNLSTIWDRIRYPFYELYFKHIKKDELFK, encoded by the exons atgaaaattattcaaaatatgGAGGAAAGAAATGAAGCAAGTTTagacaaaaataaatcatgCCCATTAACTTCACAAAAttcagaattttttttaataaaagaaaatg aAATAAATGAACGAAATATGATGCCAAATATACCTAATGCTCCAATAGAGactgaaaaaaatgataatatacaattaaataaaaaaagagagaTTTCATCTATTcccaaaaataataacgaaTATTGGTTATACCCATCTCCTcaacaattttataattcattaattagaaaaaataaagacaTTGATAAAGTTGATGTTGATTCTGTtgtaaatatacataatgaTGTAAATGAGGAGTCATGGAAAAGcatattaaaatatgaacatatgcataaaaa aaaatgtgaaaaagtAACTTTACAACGGTTTTGTGGAAAATTTGATGATTTATCTATTAAGGCAAAATTTAGGAGCGTTTTTTCCAg ATTAGGAAAGCCATTTGATAGACATGATTGGTATATAGACAGATGTGGACAGGAAGTAAAATACATTTTGGATTATTATAATGATGAATCAATAAATGAcgataaaaat ATATATATCGATGTAAGACCGGCTATGAGAAATTTGTCAACAATTTGGGACCGAATTCGATATCCTTTTTACGAGCTTTATTTTAAGCACATAAAAAAAGACGAACTCTTTAAATAA
- a CDS encoding splicing factor 3B subunit 6, putative has protein sequence MSRRNIRLPAEVSRILYVRNLPYKITADELYDIFGKYGTVRQIRKGNSEGTRGTSFVVYDDIYDAKNALDHLSGFNVAGRYLVILYYDPVKVQKKKEKELQEKLKNENELS, from the exons atgtCTAGAAGAAACATACGATTACCCGCTGAAGTCAGTCGAATCCTTTATGTCAG AAATTTACCATACAAAATAACGGCTGATGAATTATATGATATTTTTGGAAAATATGGAACTGTTAGACAAATCAGAAAAGGAAATTCTGAAGGAACAAGAGGAACATCATTTGTTGTTTATGATGATATATATGATGCTAAAAATGCGTTAGATCATTTATCTGGTTTTAATGTTGCAGGAAGATATTTAGTTATTTTATACTATGATCCTGTTAAAGtacaaaagaaaaaagaaaaagaattacaagaaaaattaaaaaatgaaaatgaattgtcataa
- a CDS encoding isoleucine--tRNA ligase, putative yields the protein MIKYLLFIGLTFLLIYIKSSNCMSLYKNNKNNIHLFKHNKTSNFISPVKNTYKFKVRLKENKKNIKDVIKESINLPMQLLPTVYDSFAKQIFIQELWNKNNIYEKRNFINIKKCIYNKKNNNSEGKGIRAFPQNSLTCEIKNGKKNKTNLKNDNLLKKENLLKNKTNLKKENLLQINEYTKSESFSKKKKKKNNKKYILSKLYNKLINKIKIIHDGPPYANNDIHIGHILNKIIKDIYLKFFLLKNFFVLLIHGFDSHGLPIEYNVMKLLKIKNIKDINLNDYPFNKIGSPDIYTNSPTDIFSKIRTLVKKKKINNLFYEKLFQKCTSMISQSEDVVMKKKIDNFKKLCKLYSSYFINKQFISLISYGIWGYWNYSYITFYKFYEQIQTNVFEKLLKKKYVYISNRPIYHSYETKTVLSDSEIIYKNRVCNSFYFFYNFNKIGNDYLLAVLNNIRENKLINEIIQLNNEEIEFCQNNYEMIANCIHENDISNNYINTIINKIRNNLRSNIKIFVFTTQIYTIFNNKALLIHDKYLYRIVKGIYKNFENIYFLICDKSFDMFYEKFKQFYCKKNEIIEFKTIGTIQGRHLNDSTYYNFINNQENQFLLTNENKLNEYFGSGIVHIAPSHGFIDYNLYYKNNKLKKIYLNKLDYENIKNKDKTHKINKVENEDTFFDSSSQNVIDENDDLQEEYNKIIINKCRKNINLIKKYEDKSSQLLILQFLRNNNYDCKLLNQEKYNKININQNNYHLLFFYAFYENIFFHFPYNHLYPFDWRSHTSVQVKSLLQIYIDIEKIKKNKYFYKNIKNINFLNNNNKNYLINTMKDRNDWCISRQKYWGLNIPLKDIKINDNQNFIFKNQIMDVWFDSSVSYLYVLYMCKHILYNIYLKKILSSFKKNYNYNLYTNKFIQKKKKSISHWYVSNKYLNIKTDTQSFYINDIYKEITKDKNISHDNNPILNETNLLKNIIEKKKIFDPQKNYKNIIKEIKNKSNYFKIKKVDDIILFNNKNKKQMYKNNLSIFLCCEGIDQIRGWFQSFFFIYFILNYINEKKTKIKNSNNNDDNDDKNNDDNDDKFSSFKKYLPIKNVIVHNYVVDYNNVKMSKSLNNVISPRDIFIGINNKPQNLMTNHHNTYIKMENYKNKPTTHSPIVQNSNDCVTSNCQTGTLVDKSGDEQKWDQKRDQKNEQKCEQKHDPKHDQTNSTLDINENNDKDKSNTNSRKEMKNLKSQFDDFTKNIKDKKKFNADIVRLWVCCYNFLDRNISISYDILENINKYIYLKIYNTLKFLLNNIYDLNFTEKKIEYNKLQIMDKYILYKKDCLIKNCLNSYKNFQLQLLIKYILNFIHKDLAIYIDYSKDRLYIHEKNSINRRNCQKIFYKIIIDLLRILAPITPHLCEDLYQSFRNLKNNNLNKLKKINGKIKSIFLLPFPKIKNYKQVNLDILFLIKYYIHKQLNSYFSNSLLAIVYIYCDNDEILNLLKKFLKNVSPLDNFNNYDDLRFVFNVSNIIICNDLSDVQKMDENYKTYKIPLLTNIMNSNTNENNISDDFFQKNDQKQHDFENISNFDEHTKYANLSIGIKKSESQRCSRCWMYGETVSFFKESFFCPRCLDIIKTYL from the exons atgaTTAAATACCTATTATTTATTGGACTCACATTTTTgctaatttatataaaatctTCAAATTGTATGTctttgtataaaaataacaaaaataatatacaccTTTTTAAGCATAATAAAACATCAAATTTCATAAGCCCTGTTAAGAACACATACAAATTTAAAGTCAGATTAAaagagaataaaaaaaatattaaagatgTGATAAAGGAGTCTATAAATTTGCCTATGCAATTATTGCCAACAGTATATGACAGTTTCGCCAA GCAAATATTCATACAAGAATTATggaataaaaacaatatatatgaaaaaaggaattttataaatataaaaaaatgtatatataataaaaaaaataataattccgAGGGGAAGGGAATAAGGGCTTTTCCCCAAAATAGTTTAACAtgcgaaataaaaaatgggaaaaaaaataagacaaacttaaaaaatgataatttgttaaaaaaggagaatttgttaaaaaataagacAAACTTAAAAAAGGAGAATTTGTTACAAATTAATGAGTACACCAAATCAGAgtcattttcaaaaaaaaaaaaaaaaaaaaataataaaaaatatatattatccaaattatataataaactaattaacaaaattaaaattatacatGATGGTCCACCATATGCAAATAATGATATTCACATTGGGcacatattaaataaaataataaaagatatatatttaaaattttttttgttaaaaaatttttttgtattattaattcATGGCTTTGATAGTCATGGTTTACCTATTGAATATAATGTtatgaaattattaaaaataaaaaatataaaagatataaatttaaatgattaCCCATTTAACAAGATTGGATCACCGGATATTTATACTAATTCTCCTACTGATATATTTAGTAAAATACGAACccttgtaaaaaaaaaaaaaattaataatttattttatgagaAATTATTTCAAAAATGTACATCTATGATAAGTCAAAGTGAAGATGTTgtaatgaaaaagaaaatagacaactttaaaaaattatgtaaattatattcttcttattttataaataaacaatttatttCCTTAATTTCGTATGGAATTTGGGGATATTGGAACTACTCTTACATCACattttacaaattttatgaacaaaTTCAGACAAATGTTTTTGAAAAGCTTCTGAAAAAG AAATATGTGTACATTAGCAACCGACCCATCTATCACAGCTACGAAACCAAAACTGTACTTTCGGATAGtgaaataatatacaaaaacCGGGTTTGCAATtctttttactttttttataattttaataagaTAGGAAACGACTATTTATTAGcagttttaaataatattagagaaaataaattaataaatgagaTTATCcaattaaataatgaagaaatagAATTTTGccaaaataattatgaaatgATTGCAAATTGTATAcatgaaaatgatatttcaaataattacataaatacaataataaataaaataagaaataATTTGAGATCAAATATAAAGATATTTGTTTTTACaacacaaatatatacaatatttaataataaagcTTTATTAATAcatgataaatatttatatagaatagtaaaaggaatatataaaaatttcgaaaatatatattttcttatatGTGATAAATCTTTTGATAtgttttatgaaaaatttaaacaattttattgtaaaaaaaatgaaattattgaatttaaaactatTGGTACAATACAAGGAAGACATTTGAATGATTctacatattataattttattaataatcaagaaaatcaatttttattaactaatgaaaacaaattaaatgaatattttgGGTCAGGAATTGTTCATATTGCTCCATCACATGGGTTTATagattataatttatattataaaaataataaacttaaaaaaatatatttaaataaattagattatgaaaatataaaaaataaggatAAGAcacacaaaataaataaagttgAAAATGAAGATACTTTTTTTGATAGTAGTAGTCAAAATGTTattgatgaaaatgatgatttGCAagaagaatataataaaataataattaacaaatgtagaaaaaatataaatttaataaaaaaatatgaagatAAATCAAGtcaattattaatattacaatttttgagaaataataattatgattgtaaattattaaatcaagaaaaatataataaaattaatataaatcaaaataattatcatttattatttttttatgctttttatgaaaatattttttttcattttccatATAACCATTTATACCCATTTGATTGGCGTTCACACACAAGTGTTCAGGtaaaatcattattacaaatttatatagatattgaaaaaataaaaaaaaataaatatttttataaaaatataaaaaatattaattttttaaataataataataaaaattatttaataaatacaatGAAAGATCGAAATGATTGGTGTATAAGTAGACAAAAATATTGGGGATTAAATATTCcattaaaagatataaaaataaatgataatcaaaattttatttttaaaaatcaaataatggATGTATGGTTTGATTCATCAGTTTCATAtctttatgttttatatatgtgtaagcatatcttatataatatatatttgaagaaaattttatcatcttttaaaaaaaattataattacaatctttatactaataaatttatacaaaaaaaaaaaaaatctataTCACATTGGTATGTtagtaataaatatttgaatatCAAAACAGATACACaatcattttatataaatgatatatataaggAAATtacaaaagataaaaatataagtcATGATAATAATCCTATTTTAAATGAAACAAACttacttaaaaatattattgaaaaaaaaaaaatatttgatccacaaaaaaattataaaaatataataaaagaaataaaaaataaaagtaattattttaaaataaaaaaagttgatgatattattttatttaataataagaacaaaaaacaaatgtacaaaaataatttatcaatatttttatgttgtgaAGGGATAGATCAAATAAGGGGGTGGTTTcagtcttttttttttatttattttattttaaattatataaatgaaaaaaaaacaaaaataaaaaatagcaataataacgatgataatgatgataaaaataacgatgataatgatgataagttttcatcttttaaaaaatatttgccTATAAAAAATGTCATTGTTCATAATTATGTTGtagattataataatgtcAAAATGAGCAAAAGCttaaataatgttatttCCCCAcgagatatatttataggtattaataataaaccACAAAACCTGATGACAAATCACcataatacatatatcaaaatggaaaattacaaaaataaacCAACTACTCATTCTCCTATTGTTCAAAATAGTAATGACTGTGTTACCAGCAATTGCCAAACTGGCACCCTAGTTGACAAATCGGGAGATGAACAAAAATGGGACCAAAAAAGGGaccaaaaaaatgaacaaaaatgTGAACAAAAACATGACCCAAAACATGACCAAACAAATTCGACGCTGGATATAAACGAGAATAATGATAAAGACAAAAGTAATACTAACTCGCGtaaagaaatgaaaaatcTTAAGAGCCAATTTGATGATTTCACAAAAAACATCaaggataaaaaaaagttcAATGCTGATATTGTGAGGCTATGGGTTTGTTGCTACAATTTTTTAGATAGAAACATTTCTATTAGTTATGATATACtagaaaatattaacaaatatatatatttaaaaatatataacacacttaaatttttattaaataatatatatgatttaaattttacagaaaaaaaaatagaatataATAAGCTTCAAATTatggataaatatatattatataaaaaagattgcttaattaaaaattgtttaaataGCTATAAAAATTTCCAATTACAGCTacttattaaatatatattaaattttatacataAAGATTTGGCAATATATATTGATTATAGTAAAGAtagattatatatacatgaaaaaaattcTATAAATCGAAGAAATTGtcaaaaaattttttataaaattattattgaCTTGTTAAGAATATTAGCACCTATAACACCACATTTGTGTGAAGATTTATATCAAAGTTTTcgaaatttgaaaaataataatttaaacaaattaaaaaaaataaatggaaaaataaaatcaatttttttactcCCATttccaaaaataaaaaattataaacaagTTAACTTAGATATCTTAttcttaataaaatattacattCATAAACAGCTAAATTCATATTTCTCAAATTCATTACTAGccattgtttatatttattgtgATAACGATGAAATTCTTAatttactaaaaaaattTCTGAAAAATGTGAGTCCACTAgacaattttaataattatgatgatCTTCGATTTGTATTTAATGTatcaaatattattatatgtaatGATTTATCCGATGTTCAAAAAATggatgaaaattataaaaccTATAAAATTCCCCTCCTTACTAATATTATGAACAGCAATACGAACGAAAACAATATTTCTGACGATTTTTTTCAGAAAAATGATCAAAAACAACAcgattttgaaaatatatcaaattttGACGAGCACACTAAATATGCAAACTTAAGCATAGGCATAAAGAAATCGGAGTCACAACGATGCTCCAG GTGCTGGATGTATGGTGAGACGGTGAGTTTCTTTAAGGAAAGCTTTTTTTGCCCAAGATGCTTGGATAtcataaaaacatatttataa
- a CDS encoding rRNA-processing protein, putative — MEKKMEKKMKKKKVFLNKHHIKNKNFQRKKHKYFTDKKFLRKFKKIKQLNETKTEIVKTDPIKNFFFTPTTEGDIKEQEQNEESEIKISNKLENFDSKNGDNKSDEEPDEEEDEQDEKEEDENGERNIKSRYNNIKKKGGKTDIYRKELSLIEKNKQGQLSKEEKEELFLKKKQEKDEKKKIRFQKFKRLNQKTKKGQPVMKNLIKHLIKKI; from the coding sequence atggaaaaaaaaatggaaaaaaaaatgaaaaaaaaaaaggtatTCTTAAATAAGCAtcacattaaaaataaaaacttcCAGAGAAAgaaacataaatattttactgataaaaaatttttgcgaaaatttaaaaaaatcaaacaGCTAAATGAAACGAAAACTGAAATCGTTAAAACCGACCCAATAAAAAACTTCTTTTTCACTCCAACTACTGAAGGAGATATCAAAGAACAGGAACAAAATGAAGAGAgcgaaataaaaatatctaATAAGTTAGAAAATTTTGACTCAAAAAATGGTGATAATAAATCTGATGAGGAACCAGATGAAGAGGAAGATGAACAAGATGAAAAGGAAGAAGATGAAAATGGTGAACGAAATATAAAGTCCAGatataataacataaaaaaaaaaggaggTAAAACAGATATATATAGGAAAGAATTAAGCTTGATAGAAAAGAATAAACAAGGACAATTATctaaagaagaaaaagaagaattatttttaaaaaaaaaacaagaaaaagatgaaaaaaaaaaaatacgatttcaaaaatttaaaagattaaatcaaaaaacaAAGAAAGGACAACCTGttatgaaaaatttaataaaacatttaataaaaaaaatttaa
- a CDS encoding small subunit rRNA processing factor, putative: MVENVQTNFKGKTNDGKRHNHYIDKKNKTKWNNKFKNKNKKNNIKDRKNDFHKTSNNSNYTVLGEKNNSYDKKNYLSFNENENWDNQNYSYINDSDDMYIYKNNEESDIEINSTKINNNSNHSDSKDNENCINNKTTDIKNVNYLDYIASLKKGSEKDGEKSGEQNEEQNCEKGGKKGQDKVYNFFLVFSPLAITSIKNKSSIINADEHMNFLEKKLENMDELINITRNYRERQNLQRTRDNIKNKLDNIRLDILFFTLLSLRDSIINKKKQIQIYIHTINGLLIYVSPLFRVPRNFFIFKKVMLSLMKNNIITDENKNTLLKILPYSVKYYAGSSTCVWISNDGFPTDAKKFADKLKVSNKKYSFFFSLSNSYNLTDFMEKTKNRNEENINFNYHIKLSDLKLSPLAICSKLSHFLN; encoded by the exons ATGGTGGAAAACGTGCAAACTAACTTTAAAGGAAAAACAAATGATGGGAAAAGACACAACCAttatatagataaaaaaaataaaacaaaatggaataataaatttaagaataaaaataaaaaaaataatataaaggaTAGAAAAAACGATTTTCATAAAACAAGtaataatagtaactacACTGTTTTgggagaaaaaaataatagctatgataaaaaaaattatctatcttttaatgaaaatgaaaattggGATAATCAAAATTATTCTTACATTAATGATTCAGAtgatatgtatatttataaaaataatgaagagTCAGATATCGAAATAAATTCtacaaaaattaataataattcaaatcACTCCGATTCTAAGGATAAtgaaaattgtataaataacaaaaccaccgatataaaaaatgtcaaTTATCTTGATTATATAGCTAGCCTTAAAAAGGGTAGCGAAAAGGATGGCGAAAAAAGTGGAGAACAAAATGAAGAGCAAAATTGCGAAAAGGGTGGCAAAAAGGGGCAGGATAAAGTTTACAACTTTTTCCTCGTATTTAGTCCACTAGCTATAACGagtataaaaaacaaaagtaGCATAATTAATGCCGATGAGCATATGAATTttcttgaaaaaaaattagaaaatatggatgaactaataaatataactCGAAATTATAGGGAAAGACAAAATTTACAACGAACAAgagataatattaaaaataaacttGATAATATCAGAttagatattttattttttacattattaaGTCTTAGAGATTcgataattaataaaaaaaaacaaatacaaatatatattcatactATAAATGGACTATTAATTTATGTATCTCCTTTATTTCGTGTACCTAgaaattttttcatatttaaaaaagttatGTTAAgtttaatgaaaaataatattattactgatgaaaataaaaatactcTCTTAAAAATTCTTCCTTATTCAGTTAAATACTATGCAGGATCTTCAAC GTGCGTTTGGATATCAAATGATGGATTTCCAACAGATGCTAAAAAGTTTGCAGATAAATTAAAGGTTtcgaataaaaaatattctttctttttttcccTTTCGAATAGTTATAATTTAACAGATTTCatggaaaaaacaaaaaatcgaaatgaagaaaatattaattttaattatcatattaaattatcCGATTTGAAATTATCCCCTCTAGCTATTTGTTCAAAATTGTCAcactttttaaattaa